A genome region from Bradyrhizobium sp. WSM1417 includes the following:
- a CDS encoding ABC transporter ATP-binding protein, producing MGQITLQDVQKSFGPVHIIKGADLEIADGSFVVFVGPSGCGKTTLLRLIAGLEDVSGGKILIDGKNVVDTPPAKRGLSMVFQSYALYPHMSVRGNIGFGLKMAGLAKDEINRKVEAAAATLNLTPYLDRKPRELSGGQRQRVAIGRAIVREPKAFLFDEPLSNLDAALRVQMRIEVTRLQKQLGTTAIYVTHDQVEAMTMADKIVVLNGGKIEQYGSPLDLYEKPANLFVAGFIGSPKMNFVTGEHALQKGAATIGVRPEHLKIERDGAGGWQGTIAVAEHLGSDTFLYVDAGPLGMLTARYIGELSLHAGDHVSLVPEPARIHRFDASGNAIRN from the coding sequence TCAAGGGCGCGGACCTCGAGATCGCCGACGGGTCGTTCGTGGTGTTCGTGGGGCCATCGGGCTGCGGCAAGACCACGCTGTTGCGGCTGATCGCGGGGCTCGAGGACGTCTCGGGCGGCAAGATCCTGATCGACGGCAAGAACGTGGTCGACACGCCGCCGGCCAAGCGCGGGCTCTCGATGGTATTCCAGTCCTACGCGCTCTATCCGCATATGAGCGTGCGCGGCAACATCGGCTTCGGCTTGAAGATGGCGGGGCTGGCCAAGGACGAGATCAACCGTAAGGTCGAGGCCGCCGCCGCAACGCTGAACCTCACCCCTTATCTCGATCGCAAGCCGCGCGAGCTCTCCGGCGGCCAGCGCCAGCGCGTCGCGATCGGGCGTGCCATCGTCCGCGAGCCCAAGGCGTTTTTGTTCGACGAGCCGCTCTCCAACCTCGACGCGGCCCTGCGCGTGCAGATGCGGATCGAAGTGACGCGGCTCCAGAAGCAGCTCGGCACCACGGCGATCTATGTCACCCACGACCAGGTTGAGGCCATGACCATGGCCGACAAGATCGTGGTGCTCAACGGCGGCAAGATCGAGCAATACGGCTCGCCGCTGGATCTCTACGAGAAGCCGGCCAACCTCTTCGTCGCCGGCTTCATCGGTTCGCCCAAGATGAACTTCGTGACCGGCGAGCACGCCTTGCAGAAGGGCGCGGCCACGATCGGCGTACGGCCGGAGCATCTCAAGATCGAGCGCGATGGTGCCGGTGGCTGGCAGGGAACGATCGCGGTGGCCGAGCACCTCGGCAGCGACACTTTCCTCTATGTCGATGCCGGTCCGCTCGGCATGCTGACGGCGCGCTACATCGGTGAATTGAGCCTGCACGCCGGCGACCATGTATCGCTGGTGCCGGAGCCCGCGCGCATCCATCGCTTCGACGCGAGCGGCAACGCCATTCGGAACTGA
- a CDS encoding SDR family NAD(P)-dependent oxidoreductase, with protein sequence MYLEKFKLNGKTAFITGGGQGIGLACAEALAEAGARVVIGDRDSKVADAAKASLKAKGFDAETAIMDVTDTKRVAEVASDLVARHGKVDILVNNAGIARSETPAETVTDEHWLNVIDVNLNGTFWCCREFGKHMLKAKSGAIVNVGSMSGFIVNKPQEQCFYNASKAGVHHLTKSLAAEWGARGIRVNAVAPTYIETPLNAFVKSNPRMYDAWIGGTPMARMGQVDEIASVVLFLASEAASLMTGSIVLVDGGYTCW encoded by the coding sequence ATGTACCTGGAAAAATTCAAGCTGAACGGCAAGACGGCGTTCATCACCGGTGGCGGGCAGGGCATCGGGCTCGCCTGCGCCGAAGCGCTGGCTGAAGCCGGCGCCAGGGTCGTCATCGGCGATCGTGACAGCAAGGTCGCCGATGCTGCGAAAGCCAGCCTGAAGGCGAAGGGCTTCGACGCCGAGACGGCGATCATGGATGTCACCGACACCAAGCGCGTGGCGGAGGTGGCGAGCGACCTCGTCGCGCGCCACGGCAAGGTGGACATCCTCGTCAACAACGCCGGCATTGCCCGCAGCGAGACGCCGGCAGAGACCGTGACCGACGAACACTGGCTCAACGTCATCGACGTCAATCTCAATGGCACCTTCTGGTGCTGCCGCGAGTTCGGCAAGCACATGCTGAAAGCAAAGAGCGGCGCCATCGTCAATGTCGGATCGATGTCCGGTTTCATCGTCAACAAGCCGCAGGAGCAGTGCTTCTACAATGCCTCCAAGGCTGGGGTGCACCATCTCACAAAGTCGCTCGCCGCCGAATGGGGCGCGCGCGGCATCCGCGTCAATGCGGTAGCGCCGACCTATATCGAGACGCCGCTCAACGCCTTCGTGAAAAGCAATCCGAGAATGTACGACGCATGGATCGGTGGAACCCCGATGGCACGGATGGGGCAGGTCGATGAGATCGCCTCCGTCGTGCTGTTCCTGGCTTCCGAGGCCGCGAGCCTGATGACCGGCAGCATCGTGCTGGTGGATGGCGGCTACACTTGCTGGTAG